From one Candidatus Binataceae bacterium genomic stretch:
- a CDS encoding SDR family oxidoreductase, with protein MTTDNSHPVAIVTGAGRGIGRACAIALAGAGFSVCLAARTRVQLEQTRSATGLSPERSLIVLLDLAQAEAPAALFEAALDLHGRIDVLVNNAGWAPARTPLPKLREDDLDQILAINLRAPIALARLAAIQMAERGTGTIVNIASNAGRLTAPGEAVYAAAKAGLLAFTKAAFADLRHHGIKVAAIVPGLVDTGLIPDNKRLNRGAMLRAEDVAAAVMQIVNAPAHACPVEISLEPQADPMKR; from the coding sequence ATGACCACCGATAATTCCCACCCGGTCGCAATCGTTACCGGAGCCGGCCGCGGAATCGGACGAGCCTGCGCGATTGCCCTGGCGGGTGCCGGTTTCTCGGTGTGCCTGGCTGCGCGCACCCGTGTGCAACTCGAGCAAACTCGCAGTGCGACCGGACTGTCGCCCGAGCGGTCACTGATCGTGCTGCTCGACCTCGCGCAGGCAGAGGCGCCGGCCGCCCTGTTCGAGGCGGCGCTCGATCTTCACGGACGTATCGATGTGCTGGTCAACAACGCCGGATGGGCTCCTGCCCGCACGCCCCTGCCGAAGCTGCGCGAAGACGACCTCGATCAAATCCTGGCCATCAACCTGCGCGCGCCGATCGCGCTCGCGCGCCTGGCGGCCATCCAAATGGCCGAGCGCGGAACCGGCACCATTGTGAACATCGCTTCCAACGCCGGCCGCCTAACGGCGCCGGGGGAAGCGGTGTACGCGGCAGCCAAGGCGGGCCTGTTGGCCTTCACCAAAGCTGCCTTCGCCGATCTCCGTCATCACGGAATCAAAGTGGCAGCTATCGTACCCGGTCTGGTCGACACCGGATTGATTCCAGACAACAAACGGTTGAATCGCGGTGCGATGTTGCGCGCCGAGGACGTTGCGGCTGCGGTAATGCAGATCGTCAACGCCCCGGCACATGCGTGCCCGGTAGAGATATCTCTGGAGCCGCAAGCCGACCCGATGAAACGATGA
- a CDS encoding glutathione S-transferase family protein: MIKLYDFLSCPYGQKVRIVLAEKSLNYDLVSVDLTQSDQRRPEFLRLNPFGRVPVLVDDDTAVYDSTMINEYLEDEYPEPPVLPVVGSSALRSRARMFEDFADTSFTPQVGQLIVEVSKQEAERDQNRLQRLHQGVERVLDYLNNELKGQQFLAGEFSVADVAFAPRLLILSEVGIDASANRANVDGWIRRMLERPSIQGLQGVSADPSAPG, from the coding sequence ATGATCAAACTCTACGACTTCCTGTCCTGCCCCTACGGTCAGAAGGTGCGCATAGTACTGGCCGAGAAGAGTCTCAACTATGACCTGGTATCGGTCGATCTCACCCAAAGCGACCAGCGCCGCCCGGAGTTCCTGAGACTCAACCCGTTCGGTCGCGTTCCGGTGTTGGTCGACGATGACACGGCCGTCTACGACTCGACGATGATCAACGAGTACCTTGAGGACGAATACCCCGAACCACCGGTCTTGCCGGTGGTGGGATCCAGTGCGCTGCGTTCTCGCGCGCGCATGTTCGAAGACTTCGCCGACACGTCCTTTACGCCCCAGGTCGGGCAGCTAATCGTCGAAGTGTCCAAGCAGGAAGCGGAGCGCGATCAGAATCGCCTGCAGCGGCTCCATCAGGGCGTCGAACGAGTGCTCGATTACCTTAACAACGAGCTCAAGGGACAGCAGTTTCTGGCGGGTGAATTTTCGGTCGCCGACGTCGCCTTCGCGCCACGCTTGCTGATTCTCAGCGAGGTCGGTATCGACGCCTCCGCCAATCGCGCGAACGTCGACGGATGGATCAGGCGGATGCTGGAACGCCCGAGCATTCAGGGCTTGCAGGGTGTCTCCGCCGATCCCAGCGCCCCCGGTTGA
- a CDS encoding lysophospholipid acyltransferase family protein, whose amino-acid sequence MSDAIDFQDSFARGGKSPLDDAVSDTGIPEFPRKRAERRSQPLELDTKSKLLFWIFRAILDALSLIPDFILYPLGVVFGDLTYRLDRRHVRIGLKNLEIAFPEKGERERRRILRESYVNLGRSGAEYVRLGGFFYRRLKRRVAYQGLAHFARALRSTPGTGALVLTAHFGNFELLLAAHALHGYQISLVHHTQRFLAGDALMTFVRERAGVDIIRKHSAARAVLRGLKEGDLVGIPYDQNAKRSEAVFVPFFGEPAATAGAVTRLAMISAASVVPVFLVRQPDRRHHRIAIREAISVQRTGDTDADVLENSRRFVKAVEDAVRAHPEQFLWTHRRYRTRPRDLPPVYHWEVRKRYLGRALASRTSQRSQQEQHG is encoded by the coding sequence TTGTCCGACGCGATCGACTTTCAAGACTCATTTGCGCGGGGAGGTAAGTCCCCCCTCGACGACGCGGTCAGCGATACGGGTATTCCGGAGTTTCCGCGCAAGCGCGCGGAGCGCCGCTCGCAGCCGCTTGAACTGGATACCAAGAGCAAGCTGCTGTTCTGGATTTTTCGCGCAATCCTCGACGCTCTGAGCCTGATCCCGGACTTTATTTTGTACCCCCTCGGCGTGGTCTTCGGGGACTTGACCTATCGGCTGGATCGCCGGCACGTGCGCATCGGCCTGAAAAACCTGGAGATCGCCTTCCCCGAAAAGGGCGAGCGTGAGCGGCGCCGCATCCTGCGCGAGTCCTACGTCAACCTCGGCCGGTCGGGCGCCGAGTACGTCCGACTCGGGGGCTTCTTCTATCGGCGGCTCAAACGACGGGTCGCCTACCAGGGGCTCGCGCACTTCGCTCGCGCGCTCAGAAGCACGCCGGGAACCGGCGCGTTGGTACTGACCGCGCATTTTGGAAACTTCGAACTGTTGCTCGCCGCGCACGCGCTGCACGGCTACCAGATAAGCCTGGTCCATCATACGCAGCGCTTTCTCGCCGGCGATGCGCTGATGACGTTCGTGCGCGAACGCGCGGGGGTGGATATCATCCGCAAACACTCGGCGGCGCGCGCGGTACTGCGCGGCTTGAAGGAGGGAGACCTGGTAGGAATTCCCTACGACCAGAACGCCAAACGGAGCGAGGCGGTGTTTGTCCCCTTCTTCGGAGAGCCGGCAGCGACCGCAGGCGCGGTCACACGCCTGGCGATGATTTCGGCGGCGTCGGTGGTTCCGGTTTTTCTGGTACGCCAACCTGATCGTCGCCACCATCGCATCGCAATTCGTGAGGCCATTTCAGTTCAGCGCACCGGTGACACTGACGCCGACGTGCTGGAGAACTCGCGACGGTTCGTCAAGGCGGTCGAGGATGCCGTGCGAGCCCATCCCGAGCAGTTTCTCTGGACCCACCGCCGCTATCGAACTCGACCCCGCGACCTCCCACCGGTCTATCATTGGGAAGTTCGAAAACGTTACTTAGGCCGCGCGCTCGCGTCGCGTACCAGCCAGCGCTCGCAGCAAGAGCAGCACGGCTAG
- the glgC gene encoding glucose-1-phosphate adenylyltransferase: protein MRTLALVMAGGQGTRLHPLTRDRAKPAVPFGGKYRIIDFVLSSLVNSGIYAIYILVQWRSQSLIEHLKDGWQFGGMLPDHFVIPVPAQMRLGETWYQGTADAIFQNLNLMSDFEPDLVAVFGADHIYRMDIQQMIRFHLDRKAAVSVATLPVPVEEAGQFGVLEVDSGLRVVGFQEKPQRAPSPLPGAPGKCLASMGNYLFHPEVLRQALIDDSTSGGSRHDFGHDLIPSLIDRVPVYAYNFMTNRIRGDSEVNLSYWRDVGTLDAYFEANMDLRDAQPHLDLYNPHWPLRTAYYNQPPAKFVFDENGRRGQALHSVISEGCIVSGGTVRNSVLGREVFIHSYSHVEDSVVMDYAEIGRHARIRRAIIDKYVYVPDGEEIGYDLERDRQRFFVTDSGLVVIPKGPKRERRRL, encoded by the coding sequence ATGAGAACGCTCGCATTGGTCATGGCAGGGGGGCAGGGCACGCGGTTACACCCTTTGACCCGGGACCGCGCCAAGCCCGCGGTCCCGTTCGGCGGCAAGTATCGAATCATCGATTTTGTACTCTCGAGCCTGGTCAACTCCGGTATCTATGCGATCTACATTCTTGTCCAATGGCGTTCCCAGTCGCTGATCGAACATCTCAAGGACGGATGGCAGTTCGGCGGCATGCTGCCGGACCACTTCGTCATTCCGGTGCCTGCCCAGATGCGTCTGGGGGAGACCTGGTATCAGGGGACTGCCGACGCAATCTTTCAGAATCTCAACCTGATGAGTGACTTTGAGCCGGACCTGGTGGCGGTGTTCGGCGCGGACCACATCTACCGGATGGATATCCAGCAGATGATCAGATTCCACCTCGACCGCAAAGCTGCGGTTTCGGTCGCGACCCTCCCCGTGCCGGTCGAAGAGGCAGGCCAGTTCGGAGTACTGGAAGTGGATTCGGGACTGCGCGTGGTCGGGTTTCAGGAGAAGCCACAACGCGCGCCGTCACCCCTTCCCGGGGCGCCGGGAAAATGCCTCGCATCCATGGGCAACTACCTGTTCCACCCCGAAGTTTTGCGTCAGGCACTTATCGATGACTCGACGAGCGGCGGCAGTCGGCACGACTTTGGCCACGACTTGATTCCGTCACTGATCGACCGCGTGCCGGTCTATGCCTACAATTTCATGACCAACCGGATTCGTGGCGATTCCGAGGTCAATCTGAGTTACTGGCGCGATGTCGGAACGCTGGACGCCTATTTTGAGGCGAACATGGACCTGCGCGACGCGCAGCCGCATCTGGACCTGTACAATCCACACTGGCCGCTACGGACCGCTTACTACAATCAGCCGCCCGCGAAATTCGTCTTCGATGAAAACGGGCGCCGCGGACAGGCCTTGCACTCGGTAATTTCGGAGGGCTGCATCGTGTCGGGCGGCACGGTGCGCAACTCGGTGCTGGGCCGCGAGGTGTTCATACATTCGTACAGTCACGTTGAAGATTCGGTGGTGATGGACTATGCGGAAATAGGACGCCATGCCCGAATCCGCCGCGCAATCATCGACAAATATGTGTACGTGCCCGATGGCGAGGAGATTGGTTACGACCTCGAACGCGACCGGCAGCGCTTTTTCGTCACCGACTCGGGCCTGGTGGTGATTCCGAAAGGCCCCAAGCGCGAGCGCAGGCGGCTGTAG
- a CDS encoding sugar phosphate nucleotidyltransferase: MTSQRRIAGLSALIIAGGSGTRFWPASRASHPKPLFSVDGKRTLLARTVLRLQTLASPSRIFVLAAASHAAAFRRALRGLIPPTNLIIEPAARGTAVAIAYGAAVIERRAGQGVIAVLPADHLIEPAAQFRATLSAAAGLAAGNQSIVVIGVPPSHPEPGFGYLKVGHARGRGFVVERFVEKPALAIARRMVRSGKYLWNAGMFVFSTNTLDAELRRIVPSLRRSVRRLVSMPAKGVARGYLRLAFDSFDREVVEKSKQVLGVRARFAWHDVGSWEGLRHAIGGQGGKILRGNIIALDSDRVVAHAGKRLMVLFGAHDIVAIDTDDAVLVAHRSRSQDLRRVSEELSRRGLHKYL; this comes from the coding sequence ATGACGTCGCAGCGGCGGATCGCCGGGCTTTCCGCGCTGATAATCGCGGGCGGTAGCGGGACCCGATTCTGGCCCGCTAGCCGCGCGTCGCATCCCAAGCCTCTGTTCTCGGTCGACGGAAAACGAACGCTGCTCGCGCGTACGGTGCTGCGCCTGCAAACGCTGGCTTCGCCATCCCGCATCTTTGTGCTGGCCGCGGCTTCGCATGCAGCCGCATTCCGCCGCGCGCTCAGAGGGCTGATTCCTCCAACCAATCTGATTATCGAACCGGCCGCGCGCGGAACCGCAGTCGCAATCGCATACGGTGCCGCGGTCATCGAGCGCCGCGCCGGGCAGGGGGTCATCGCGGTGCTCCCCGCCGACCATCTGATCGAGCCGGCCGCGCAATTTCGAGCCACTCTCTCCGCGGCCGCCGGGCTGGCGGCGGGTAACCAATCGATCGTTGTTATCGGCGTTCCCCCGAGCCATCCGGAACCGGGATTCGGCTATCTGAAGGTCGGCCATGCGCGAGGCCGCGGGTTTGTGGTGGAGAGGTTCGTCGAGAAGCCTGCCCTTGCGATCGCCCGCCGGATGGTTCGCTCGGGGAAATATCTGTGGAATGCGGGAATGTTTGTGTTTTCGACCAATACGCTGGACGCCGAATTGCGCCGAATTGTGCCGTCCCTGCGCCGCTCCGTGCGGCGGCTGGTCAGTATGCCCGCAAAGGGCGTGGCGCGCGGTTACCTGCGGCTCGCCTTCGATTCTTTCGATCGCGAGGTGGTTGAAAAGAGCAAACAGGTTCTCGGCGTGCGAGCGCGATTCGCGTGGCACGACGTGGGCTCTTGGGAAGGATTGCGTCATGCGATCGGCGGCCAGGGAGGAAAGATTCTGCGCGGCAACATTATCGCGCTCGACTCGGATCGCGTGGTCGCTCACGCCGGGAAACGCTTGATGGTGCTGTTTGGCGCCCATGACATCGTGGCAATCGACACCGACGATGCCGTCCTGGTGGCGCATCGCTCCAGGTCGCAGGACCTGCGCCGCGTCAGCGAAGAACTCTCCCGCCGCGGTTTGCACAAGTACCTGTAG
- the rplI gene encoding 50S ribosomal protein L9: MNVQVILSEDVPNLGRTGDVVKVRAGFARNYLLPRHLAVEANEKNIREFEHNKRVSMLKRERQKSHALTLKEKVEALALVIKARAGEEGKLFGSVTNIDIERALREKGFDIERRKIHLPEPLKRLGDFQVAIRLEAEVEASLKVEVAAE, translated from the coding sequence ATGAACGTGCAAGTGATTCTCAGCGAAGACGTGCCCAACCTGGGTCGAACCGGGGACGTGGTCAAGGTTCGTGCCGGCTTTGCGCGCAATTATCTGCTGCCGCGCCACCTGGCGGTGGAAGCCAACGAGAAGAACATCCGCGAGTTCGAGCACAACAAGCGTGTCTCGATGCTCAAGCGCGAACGCCAGAAAAGCCACGCGCTCACTCTCAAGGAAAAGGTCGAAGCACTCGCGCTGGTAATCAAGGCACGCGCGGGTGAAGAAGGGAAATTGTTCGGCTCAGTCACCAACATCGATATCGAACGCGCGTTGCGCGAAAAAGGATTCGACATCGAACGCCGAAAGATCCATCTGCCGGAGCCGCTCAAGCGACTTGGAGACTTCCAGGTTGCGATCAGGCTCGAAGCAGAAGTCGAAGCAAGCTTGAAGGTCGAGGTCGCGGCCGAATAA
- the rpsR gene encoding 30S ribosomal protein S18 encodes MRRRSGGRRKVCRFCADKTLKVDYKDVRTLSSFITEGGKIVPSRTSGNCAKHQRQLAVAIKRARVIALLPFSTLGV; translated from the coding sequence ATGCGCCGTCGCTCGGGCGGACGACGAAAAGTCTGTCGCTTTTGTGCCGACAAAACCCTCAAGGTCGATTACAAAGACGTGCGGACCCTATCCAGCTTCATCACCGAAGGGGGAAAGATCGTGCCGAGCCGAACCTCCGGCAATTGCGCCAAACATCAGCGCCAGTTGGCGGTGGCGATCAAGCGTGCCCGGGTAATCGCGCTGCTTCCATTTTCGACCCTCGGGGTCTGA
- a CDS encoding CPBP family intramembrane glutamic endopeptidase, with amino-acid sequence MRKSFTAKLVVAFLAGLATAVVLAPFVAVAVARLGFHFPFPRIFDRVVMIALALVLILWAQELKLVSLLRTGFAGPVANFAFTARGLLVALGVMVVLFLVASVMEGLPSAGHAARLLPKYALSAVVIAVIEEAFFRAFLLGGMQGDFGSTGALIVSSTIYALAHLLRAPARFYAPSLDLTAGVRTLGLSFSQLSAPLSALPTLIGLFLLGVVLAEAFLLTGTVWFSVGLHAGFVVGAKLWPKMMVTRHGLPGWLAGWGRQPLISGAAAWVAALAVLLLLRALAGTRRERAA; translated from the coding sequence ATGCGGAAGTCGTTCACCGCCAAATTGGTTGTCGCGTTCCTGGCCGGATTGGCCACAGCCGTGGTGCTCGCTCCGTTCGTCGCCGTCGCAGTTGCCCGGCTCGGCTTCCATTTTCCATTCCCGCGCATTTTCGATCGGGTCGTAATGATCGCGCTCGCTCTCGTACTGATCCTTTGGGCACAAGAGCTCAAACTGGTTTCCCTGCTGCGCACCGGCTTTGCGGGGCCGGTCGCTAATTTTGCCTTCACGGCGCGAGGTCTCCTGGTGGCTTTGGGAGTCATGGTTGTGCTTTTTTTGGTCGCGAGCGTGATGGAAGGGTTGCCGTCCGCGGGCCACGCGGCCCGGTTGCTTCCGAAGTATGCTTTGTCGGCGGTGGTCATCGCAGTCATCGAAGAAGCCTTCTTTCGCGCGTTTCTGCTCGGGGGAATGCAGGGCGATTTCGGGTCGACCGGCGCGCTGATCGTAAGTTCAACGATCTACGCGCTTGCGCACCTGCTGCGCGCCCCCGCTCGCTTTTATGCGCCCTCCCTGGATTTGACCGCTGGAGTGCGAACTCTGGGCCTCAGTTTTTCCCAGCTGAGTGCCCCGCTCTCGGCGCTGCCGACCTTGATTGGGTTGTTCCTGCTCGGAGTCGTGCTGGCCGAGGCTTTTCTTCTGACCGGTACGGTGTGGTTTTCGGTCGGACTTCACGCCGGGTTCGTGGTTGGGGCGAAGCTCTGGCCCAAGATGATGGTCACCCGCCACGGGCTTCCGGGATGGCTCGCCGGCTGGGGAAGACAACCACTGATCAGCGGCGCGGCAGCGTGGGTAGCAGCGCTAGCCGTGCTGCTCTTGCTGCGAGCGCTGGCTGGTACGCGACGCGAGCGCGCGGCCTAA
- a CDS encoding phosphomannomutase/phosphoglucomutase, with the protein MNPQVFREYDIRGVVEDDFDDAFVSDLGRAYATVLHRAGKRNITLGRDCRLSSPALRARLLEGLLESGINVIDIGVVPTPLLYFSVLHWQMDGGVMITGSHNAAEYNGFKLGVGPTTIFGEEIQNVRRIVEKRDFQAGGTPGKLTEKPIVPEYGEFILSQFKLRKGMKVAVDGGNGCGGVIAVPLMKQLGVEVIELFIEMDGRFPNHHPDPTVEANMRHLQGAVTEHGAELGIAYDGDADRIGAIDENGRIVWGDELMVIFSRSILKERTGAAIIGDVKCSQRMYDDIAKRGGRPIMWKTGHSLIKSKLREEHAALAGEMSGHMFFADRYLGFDDAIYASFRLLEIVSNEQLGLGALLADLPRSTFTPEIRLDCPDDRKFEVVRRAAEFFRKNYRVIDIDGVRVRFDDGWGLVRASNTQPALVMRFEANSVKRLEEIRSLFETKLKELGAI; encoded by the coding sequence ATGAATCCGCAGGTCTTTCGCGAATACGACATTCGAGGTGTGGTTGAGGATGATTTCGATGATGCGTTCGTGTCCGACCTCGGGCGCGCCTACGCGACGGTCCTTCACCGGGCGGGAAAAAGAAACATAACCCTAGGACGCGATTGCCGACTGTCGTCGCCTGCATTGCGGGCGCGATTGCTCGAGGGTCTCCTGGAATCGGGTATCAATGTTATCGATATCGGGGTCGTTCCGACTCCGCTGCTCTATTTTTCGGTTTTGCACTGGCAGATGGATGGCGGCGTCATGATAACCGGCAGCCACAATGCCGCCGAGTATAACGGTTTCAAGCTCGGTGTGGGTCCGACCACGATCTTTGGAGAGGAGATTCAAAACGTCCGGAGGATCGTCGAAAAGCGAGATTTTCAGGCTGGTGGAACGCCGGGCAAGCTCACCGAGAAACCCATCGTGCCCGAATACGGGGAGTTCATTCTTTCCCAGTTTAAGCTGCGGAAGGGCATGAAGGTTGCGGTCGACGGAGGAAACGGGTGCGGGGGCGTGATCGCGGTGCCACTGATGAAACAACTCGGAGTGGAGGTCATCGAACTATTCATCGAGATGGACGGCCGCTTCCCCAATCACCATCCCGACCCGACCGTCGAGGCCAACATGCGGCACCTGCAAGGGGCGGTTACCGAGCACGGCGCGGAACTTGGAATTGCGTACGACGGAGACGCGGACCGGATCGGCGCAATCGACGAGAACGGCAGGATCGTGTGGGGCGATGAGCTCATGGTTATTTTCTCCCGCTCGATTCTGAAGGAGCGTACCGGCGCCGCGATTATCGGCGACGTGAAATGCTCACAGCGCATGTATGACGATATCGCCAAGCGAGGCGGCCGTCCGATCATGTGGAAAACCGGGCATTCGTTGATAAAGAGCAAGCTCAGGGAAGAGCACGCGGCGCTTGCCGGCGAGATGAGCGGGCACATGTTCTTTGCGGATCGCTATCTCGGTTTCGACGACGCCATCTACGCATCCTTCCGTCTGCTCGAAATCGTGAGCAACGAGCAGCTTGGCTTGGGCGCGTTGCTCGCGGACCTGCCGCGCAGCACTTTCACGCCCGAAATACGGCTCGACTGTCCCGACGATCGCAAATTTGAAGTCGTCCGCCGGGCGGCCGAATTCTTTCGCAAAAATTACCGGGTCATCGATATCGACGGCGTGCGGGTCAGATTCGACGATGGATGGGGTCTGGTGCGGGCCTCGAACACCCAGCCCGCGCTGGTGATGCGATTCGAAGCCAACAGCGTGAAGCGGCTTGAGGAGATCCGATCACTGTTCGAGACGAAGCTCAAAGAGCTGGGCGCGATCTAG
- a CDS encoding adenosine-specific kinase yields the protein MEIKTVAIIKPADEVNVIVGQAHFIKTVEDLYETLVQAVPGIQFGLAFAEASGPCLIRHLGSDRKLEQAAIEAVSAIAAGHVFVIMLGNAFPVNVLNQIKAVSEVCTVFCASANPLRVVVAEEVGARGVIGVIDGSSPAGVEGEPEQQERHAMLRRFGYKK from the coding sequence ATGGAAATCAAGACGGTCGCGATCATCAAGCCGGCTGACGAGGTGAATGTGATCGTCGGGCAGGCGCACTTCATCAAGACGGTTGAAGATTTGTACGAGACGTTAGTGCAGGCGGTCCCGGGCATCCAGTTCGGCCTGGCCTTCGCGGAGGCATCGGGTCCGTGCTTGATTCGCCATCTCGGCAGCGACCGGAAGCTTGAGCAAGCCGCAATCGAGGCGGTCTCTGCGATCGCAGCGGGTCACGTCTTCGTGATCATGCTCGGCAACGCCTTCCCCGTGAACGTGCTGAATCAAATCAAGGCGGTGAGCGAGGTGTGCACGGTCTTCTGCGCCAGCGCCAATCCTCTGCGCGTGGTGGTCGCCGAGGAGGTCGGAGCGCGGGGAGTTATCGGGGTTATCGACGGCAGCTCGCCTGCCGGAGTCGAGGGCGAACCAGAGCAACAGGAGCGTCACGCGATGCTGCGCCGCTTCGGCTACAAGAAATAA
- a CDS encoding DUF2232 domain-containing protein, translating to MGRKVVIGSVRAAALSGGFFLAAGAIPLFGEIAMLLAPVPILIFAVDRAGANLRALCSVLLAALLVSALSATFAGASLGLMVGGRYLATFGVATIVMTSMIGLQRPFEMVLVAAVGAMCTAAAVVAVIAAGGPVPLVKAVQSLLSEMMVQGQEGYRSLGIPNPMPPQAQAAALDSMIRILPALVAISAALSVMFNLRVFWRWTGKQRLSYPLFGDLLRWSAPEWLIWGLIASGFGMLAPIAAVRDIAVNAFLCFAVVYLCQGLAIMAFYFQALAVPAVVRAIIYFVVLGYPFVAAVGYPFAAVGYFVVPVVVCLAGVFDMWIDFRRLKPPSQEAGNYGDFL from the coding sequence ATGGGACGTAAGGTTGTCATTGGGAGCGTTCGCGCCGCTGCTCTGTCTGGTGGGTTCTTCCTCGCAGCCGGAGCAATTCCATTGTTTGGTGAGATCGCGATGCTGCTGGCCCCGGTACCGATCCTGATTTTCGCGGTGGACCGCGCCGGTGCAAATCTGCGCGCGCTGTGCAGTGTGCTCCTAGCCGCGCTTCTGGTTTCGGCGCTAAGCGCCACTTTTGCCGGAGCCAGCCTTGGATTGATGGTGGGCGGAAGGTACCTCGCTACCTTCGGCGTCGCGACGATTGTGATGACCTCGATGATCGGGCTCCAACGCCCGTTCGAAATGGTCTTGGTAGCGGCTGTCGGTGCGATGTGTACTGCGGCCGCGGTTGTCGCCGTGATCGCAGCCGGTGGCCCGGTACCACTCGTGAAGGCGGTGCAGAGCCTGCTCTCCGAAATGATGGTGCAGGGTCAGGAAGGGTATCGCTCCCTGGGAATACCCAATCCGATGCCCCCGCAAGCACAGGCGGCAGCGCTGGATTCGATGATTCGGATTCTTCCGGCGCTGGTCGCGATTTCGGCAGCGCTCTCGGTGATGTTCAATCTGCGAGTGTTCTGGCGGTGGACGGGCAAACAGCGTTTGTCCTACCCGCTGTTCGGTGACCTGCTGCGATGGTCGGCGCCCGAATGGCTGATTTGGGGACTGATCGCAAGTGGATTCGGGATGTTGGCTCCCATCGCCGCCGTCCGCGATATCGCGGTGAACGCATTCCTGTGCTTTGCGGTGGTTTACCTCTGCCAGGGACTCGCGATCATGGCTTTCTACTTTCAGGCGCTAGCGGTTCCCGCGGTGGTACGCGCGATCATCTACTTCGTGGTACTCGGATACCCTTTCGTTGCGGCGGTCGGCTACCCGTTTGCCGCGGTCGGATACTTTGTCGTTCCGGTGGTGGTGTGCCTCGCCGGCGTGTTCGATATGTGGATCGATTTTCGACGGCTCAAGCCGCCCAGCCAGGAGGCTGGTAACTACGGCGACTTTCTTTAA